A single region of the Sorghum bicolor cultivar BTx623 chromosome 7, Sorghum_bicolor_NCBIv3, whole genome shotgun sequence genome encodes:
- the LOC8085008 gene encoding glucose-6-phosphate/phosphate translocator 2, chloroplastic — MIPSVRLSPGPAAFSGSSLRSKLPSIPSISSLKPSKYVVSSLKPLYLAPLDGPRTAELKSRRQPLEFRCAASAADDKESKTKAVPVQSEGAQRLKISIYFATWWALNVIFNIYNKKVLNAFPYPWLTSTLSLACGSAMMLFSWATRLVEAPKTDLDFWKVLFPVAVAHTIGHVAATVSMSKVAVSFTHIIKSAEPAFSVLVSRFILGETFPVPVYLSLLPIIGGCALAAVTELNFNMVGFMGAMISNLAFVFRNIFSKRGMKGKSVSGMNYYACLSIMSLVILTPFAIAMEGPQMWAAGWQKALAEVGPNVIWWIAAQSVFYHLYNQVSYMSLDQISPLTFSIGNTMKRISVIVSSIIIFHTPVRPVNALGAAIAILGTFLYSQAKA; from the exons ATGATACCTTCCGTGAGGCTCTCTCCTGGTCCTGCAGCCTTCTCAGGCTCCAGCCTACGCTCAAAATTACCGTCAATTCCATCCATCTCTAGTCTTAAACCCTCCAAATATGTGGTCTCCTCGCTGAAACCACTCTACCTAGCACCGCTAGATGGTCCACGCACTGCAGAGCTTAAGTCTCGGAGACAGCCACTCGAGTTCCGTTGCGCTGCTTCTGCTGCCGATGACAAGGAGTCAAAGACTAAGGCGGTGCCAGTTCAGTCAGAAGGCGCGCAGAGGCTAAAGATTTCCATCTATTTCGCGACCTGGTGGGCGCTTAATGTGATATTTAACATTTATAACAAGAAGGTTCTCAATGCTTTCCCTTACCCTTGGCTCACCTCCACACTCTCCCTCGCCTGTGGCTCTGCGATGATGCTTTTCTCTTGGGCCACCCGCCTTGTTGAGGCCCCCAAGACTGATCTAGACTTCTGGAAAGTCCTTTTCCCG GTCGCTGTGGCACATACAATTGGCCATGTTGCTGCGACAGTGAGCATGTCTAAGGTGGCAGTGTCATTTACACACATAATTAAAAGCGCAGAACCTGCATTCAGTGTTTTGGTGTCAAGATTCATCCTTGGGGAGACGTTTCCAGTCCCAGTCTATCTTTCTCTCCTTCCTATCATTGGTGGTTGTGCTCTAGCTGCTGTCACAGAGCTGAACTTTAATATGGTTG GATTTATGGGTGCCATGATATCCAACCTTGCATTCGTTTTCCGCAACATCTTCTCGAAGAGGGGCATGAAGGGGAAGTCTGTCAGTGGCATGAATTACTATGCTTGCCTGTCAATAATGTCCCTGGTCATACTGACTCCATTTGCTATAGCTATGGAAGGCCCTCAAATGTGGGCTGCTGGTTGGCAAAAGGCTCTTGCAGAAGTTGGACCCAATGTTATCTG GTGGATTGCTGCACAAAGCGTGTTCTACCACTTATATAACCAGGTGTCCTACATGTCTCTCGATCAGATTTCTCCATTGACGTTTAGCATTGGCAATACAATGAAGCGTATATCAGTGATTGTTTCATCGATCATTATCTTCCACACACCTGTACGCCCTGTCAATGCACTGGGAGCTGCCATTGCCATCCTTGGCACATTCCTGTACTCTCAG GCAAAGGCGTGA
- the LOC8071119 gene encoding fatty acid desaturase 4, chloroplastic: MYTLTPRCHLQPVRRSPPPCQAATTTTTTTTTSPPPPSLSVSSRAAADRDELRSTWPQRAWTLAGTAAILSSLSTSASLVASGSSSPAEPLAAALAAYSLADLATGVYHWFVDNYGDASTPLFGSQIAAFQGHHRHPSTITFRDPCNNLHALARAAALALPPVDAALSGSTSSSAAAAAHAFVGAFTACVVLSQQFHAWAHEKRRRLPPGVEALQDAGVLVSRTQHAAHHRQPYSTNYCIVSGMWNGLLDRYKVFEALEMVVYFRTGIRPRSWDETDASWKEDTGVEASAAATAAATTGGNDALLQTAGISSD; encoded by the coding sequence ATGTATACTCTGACTCCGCGCTGCCACCTCCAGCCAGTCCgccggtcgccgccgccgtgccaGGCAGCCacgacgacgacaacgacgacgacaacatcgccgccgccgccgtcgctgtccgtctcgtcccgcgccgccgccgaccgTGACGAGCTGCGGTCGACGTGGCCGCAGCGCGCGTGGACGCTGGCGGGCACGGCGGCGATCCTCTCGTCCCTCTCCACGTCCGCCTCCCTCGTGGCCTCCGGGTCCAGCTCCCCCGCGGAGCCGCTGGCGGCCGCGCTGGCGGCCTACTCCCTGGCTGACCTCGCCACGGGCGTCTACCACTGGTTCGTCGACAACTACGGCGACGCCTCCACGCCCTTGTTCGGGTCCCAGATCGCCGCGTTCCAGGGCCACCACCGCCACCCGTCCACCATCACGTTCCGGGACCCCTGCAACAACCTGCACGCgctcgcgcgcgccgccgcgctCGCGCTGCCCCCCGTCGACGCCGCGCTCTCGGGCTCGACGTCgtcgtccgccgccgccgcggcgcacGCGTTCGTCGGCGCCTTCACGGCCTGCGTCGTGCTCAGCCAGCAGTTCCACGCCTGGGCGCACGAGAAGCGACGCAGGCTGCCGCCGGGCGTCGAGGCGCTGCAGGACGCCGGCGTGCTCGTGTCGCGCACGCAGCacgccgcgcaccaccgccagCCGTACAGCACCAACTACTGCATCGTCAGCGGCATGTGGAACGGGTTGCTGGACAGGTACAAGGTGTTCGAGGCGCTGGAGATGGTCGTCTACTTCCGCACCGGCATCCGCCCGCGGTCGTGGGACGAAACCGACGCCTCGTGGAAGGAGGACACCGGCGTTGAAGCCTCcgctgccgccaccgccgccgccaccaccggcGGTAATGATGCTTTGTTACAGACAGCGGGCATAAGCTCTGACTGA